One stretch of Verrucomicrobiota bacterium DNA includes these proteins:
- a CDS encoding class II aldolase/adducin family protein — protein sequence MMPSRPTIEAERLHRKQQLAGAFRVFGKFGFSEGVAGHITARDPELTDHFWVNPFGISFNKIKVSDLVLVNEEGEIVEGKHELLNKAAFAIHSRIHAARPDAIAAAHAHSIYGKTWSVFGKHLDPITQDACAFYDDHGFFDDYTGVVNELGEGDRIAEALGDKKAAILKNHGLLTVGGSVEEAAWWFISMERCCQAQILAESTGNNIHIIDHETALFTRNDGVGFPIAGWFSYQPIWQDIVAANPDLLD from the coding sequence ATGATGCCCTCTAGACCGACGATTGAAGCGGAACGGTTGCATCGTAAACAACAACTAGCCGGCGCGTTTCGAGTCTTTGGGAAATTTGGTTTTTCCGAAGGTGTAGCCGGACATATTACAGCTCGTGATCCTGAGTTGACTGATCATTTTTGGGTTAATCCTTTTGGTATATCTTTTAATAAAATCAAAGTATCAGATTTGGTTTTGGTTAATGAAGAGGGCGAAATCGTGGAAGGAAAACATGAATTGTTGAACAAAGCAGCCTTTGCCATTCACTCCCGAATTCATGCGGCTCGACCCGATGCCATTGCAGCAGCCCATGCTCATTCGATTTATGGAAAAACATGGTCGGTTTTTGGAAAACACCTGGATCCTATCACCCAAGATGCATGCGCTTTCTATGATGATCATGGATTTTTCGACGATTATACAGGTGTGGTGAACGAGCTCGGCGAAGGTGATCGAATTGCTGAGGCGTTAGGGGATAAAAAAGCGGCTATTTTAAAAAACCACGGATTGCTAACTGTTGGAGGATCAGTCGAGGAAGCAGCTTGGTGGTTCATCAGTATGGAGCGCTGTTGCCAGGCCCAAATATTAGCAGAGTCAACCGGAAATAATATTCACATTATCGATCATGAAACAGCACTATTTACTCGAAATGATGGCGTTGGTTTTCCTATTGCGGGATGGTTTAGTTATCAACCCATTTGGCAGGACATCGTAGCGGCGAATCCGGATTTGTTGGATTAG